A region of Argentina anserina chromosome 5, drPotAnse1.1, whole genome shotgun sequence DNA encodes the following proteins:
- the LOC126794361 gene encoding probable polyol transporter 4 — translation MMGSDENDMGLSGIPLGIKNKYSELTKVDFDDDDASHHHHQQKRSASTRKYVLACAIFASLNSVLLGYDVGVMSGAIIFIHEDLKITEVQEEVLVGILSVVSIFGSLGGGRTSDIIGRKWTMALAALIFQIGAVVMTLAPSFEVLMIGRLLAGVGIGFGVMIAPVYIAEISPTIARGSLTSFPEIFINLGILLGYVSNYAFSGLPSHINWRIMLAVGILPSIFIGFALFIIPESPRWLVMQNRIDEARLVLMKTIENQSEVEDRLNEILEAAGNSNADKYEEKSVAHELLSPSPALRRMLITGFGIQCFQQIT, via the exons ATGATGGGTAGTGATGAGAATGATATGGGTTTGTCTGGGATTCCATTGGGAATCAAGAATAAATACTCTGAGCTCACAAAGGtggattttgatgatgatgatgcttcacaccatcatcatcaacaaaagaGGAGTGCAAGCACCAGGAAGTATGTTCTTGCTTGTGCCATCTTTGCATCCCTCAACTCTGTTCTTCTTGGCTATG ATGTGGGTGTGATGAGTGGGGCAATTATATTCATTCATGAAGATTTGAAGATAACCGAGGTACAGGAAGAAGTGCTTGTTGGGATTTTGAGCGTCGTTTCGATTTTTGGTAGTTTAGGTGGTGGTAGAACATCAGACATTATAGGTAGAAAGTGGACAATGGCATTAGCTGCTCTTATATTTCAAATAGGTGCAGTTGTAATGACACTTGCTCCTTCATTTGAAGTGCTCATGATTGGAAGACTCTTGGCCGGTGTTGGCATTGGGTTTGGCGTCATGATTGCCCCGGTTTATATTGCTGAGATATCACCCACCATTGCCAGAGGCTCACTCACCTCATTTCCTGAGATCTTTATAAATCTCGGAATCTTGCTTGGCTATGTTTCAAACTATGCATTTTCTGGTCTTCCGTCACATATAAACTGGAGAATAATGCTTGCTGTAGGAATTCTGCCTTCAATTTTCATTGGTTTTGCACTTTTCATAATCCCCGAGTCTCCTAGGTGGTTGGTCATGCAGAACCGCATTGACGAGGCAAGATTAGTACTGATGAAAACAATTGAGAATCAAAGTGAGGTGGAAGATAGACTGAATGAAATACTAGAGGCTGCAGGAAATTCCAATGCAGACAAGTATGAGGAGAAAAGTGTGGCACACGAACTGTTGAGTCCTTCTCCTGCTCTTCGCCGGATGCTGATAACTGGTTTTGGAATTCAGTGCTTTCAGCAGATAACATGA
- the LOC126794540 gene encoding uncharacterized protein LOC126794540 yields the protein MKSATSSSALFLLPRSLSSSSSSSSSCSCHKLVIMAKSKNIKSQSSSGPDPTPPPPPRITSNVRQNLQLLKLWKEFQKRKTSAPKHSTRYRRKKVIKEDVPDDPELYRDPTTTLYYTNQGFENAVPVLLVDGYNVCGYWAKLKKHFVNGRLEIARQKLIDELVTFSMLREVKVVVVFDAMMSGQPTHKEDFVGVDVIFSGDTCADAWIEKEVAALREDGCPKVWVVTSDHVQQHAAHGAGAFIWSSKALISEIKASQKEVERMLEEHRSTSFQGRLLKHNLDSEIVDALKDLRSKLSENEPK from the exons ATGAAATCGGCGACCTCGTCGTCCGCGCTCTTTCTTCTCCCACGTAgcctatcttcttcttcttcatcttcttcttcttgctctTGTCACAAGCTTGTTATAATGGCCAAGAGCAAGAACATCAAGTCTCAGTCATCGTCG GGCCCCGACCCAACTCCCCCTCCCCCTCCTAGGATTACTTCAAACGTCAGGCAGAATTTGCAGCTTTTGAAGTTGTGGAAG GAGTTTCAAAAGAGAAAGACTAGCGCACCAAAGCATTCTACTAGGTACAGGAGGAAGAAAGTGATTAAGGAAGATGTTCCGGATGATCCGGAACTCTATCGTGACCCCACCACCACTCTCTACTA TACGAACCAGGGGTTTGAGAACGCAGTGCCGGTCTTGCTTGTTGATGGTTACAATGTGTGTGGGTATTGGGCCAAGCTGAAGAAACATTTTGTCAATGGGAGACTGGAGATCGCACGCCAGAAGCTCATTGATGAGCTTGTCACTTTCAGCATGCTTAGAG AGGTGAAGGTGGTAGTGGTATTTGATGCCATGATGTCTGGACAACCCACACATAAGGAAGATTTTGTCGG CGTTGATGTCATTTTCTCTGGTGATACTTGTGCTGATGCATGGATCGAAAAAGAG GTTGCAGCTTTAAGggaagatggatgccctaaagTTTGGGTTGTGACCTCTGATCATGTTCAGCAGCATGCAGCACATGGAGCA GGAGCTTTCATTTGGAGCAGCAAGGCATTGATTTCTGAG ATTAAAGCATCACAGAAGGAGGTTGAGAGGATGCTTGAAGAACACAG GTCAACTTCTTTTCAGGGGAGGTTATTAAAGCACAATCTTGACTCAGAAATTGTAGACGCTCTCAAGGATCTTAGATCAAAGTTATCTGAAAATGAACCAAAGTAG
- the LOC126795627 gene encoding probable transcription repressor OFP9, producing MKASSHNKKQPQLKRRAPIRALCCSSCRLSVSSSEEEVESSSTSDCIRYPSISSLANAMVQERLNQMIKERQEEDASRLHVDRRRRKNKVMYGETKFVVMVAMEKCSYDPREDFRESMAEMIMAKRIEEPKDLRSLLNYYVSMNSEEYHEIILEVFHELACQVEEKFPRKQGVCIAQF from the exons ATGAAAGCCTCCAGCCACAACAAGAAGCAACCGCAGCTGAAACGTAGAGCTCCCATTCGGGCTTTATGTTGCAGTAGCTGCAGGCTTAGCGTGTCTTCGTCGGAGGAGGAAGTAGAGAGCTCCAGCACTTCTGATTGTATCAGGTACCCGTCGATATCAAGTTTAGCGAATGCCATGGTTCAAGAGAGACTAAACCAGATGATAAAAGAGAGGCAGGAGGAGGATGCCTCAAGATTGCATGTGGATCGTCGGAGAAGAAAGAACAAAGTAATGTACG GAGAAACTAAGTTTGTGGTAATGGTAGCGATGGAAAAGTGTTCTTATGATCCAAGAGAAGATTTTAGGGAGTCCATGGCGGAAATGATAATGGCAAAACGGATTGAAGAGCCAAAGGATCTTCGTAGCTTATTAAATTACTATGTTTCGATGAATTCGGAGGAGTATCATGAGATTATACTCGAGGTATTTCATGAA CTGGCTTGTCAGGTTGAAGAGAAATTTCCGCGGAAGCAGGGTGTCTGCATTGCGCAATTTTAG
- the LOC126794886 gene encoding protein DMP3-like has translation MSLRPSRATPVSDTSSDDEDNRQPVKVVQDNNQASSISQRAISQTLTSTANLANLLPTGTLLAFQLLIPVFTNNGSCDAATRPMTLFLLLLFALSCFLASFTDSVKASNGQVYYGMATRKGLFVFDSSAIAAAGAALPDLIKYRLSFIDFVHAFLSVLVFGAVAFRDKNVVGCLYPMPGHETQEVLDIVPIGVGLLCSLLFVVFPTTRHGIGYPLSSGNP, from the coding sequence ATGTCTCTAAGACCAAGTAGAGCAACTCCGGTATCAGATACAAGCAGCGACGATGAGGATAATAGGCAACCTGTAAAGGTGGTTCAGGACAACAATCAAGCTTCTTCCATATCACAACGCGCCATCTCTCAAACTCTAACCAGCACAGCCAACCTCGCAAACCTGCTCCCCACGGGGACCCTTCTGGCTTTCCAACTCCTCATACCAGTCTTCACCAACAACGGCTCCTGCGACGCCGCCACTCGGCCCATGACCTTGTTCCTGTTGCTCCTCTTCGCCCTCTCCTGCTTCCTCGCCTCCTTCACTGACAGCGTCAAGGCCTCTAACGGACAGGTGTACTACGGCATGGCCACTCGCAAAGGCCTCTTTGTGTTTGACTCGTCCGCAATTGCAGCAGCTGGTGCTGCTCTACCAGATTTGATCAAGTACAGGCTGAGCTTCATTGATTTTGTTCATGCTTTTCTCTCCGTCTTGGTGTTTGGTGCTGTGGCTTTCAGGGACAAGAACGTCGTGGGCTGCTTATATCCCATGCCTGGTCATGAAACTCAGGAGGTTCTGGACATTGTTCCCATTGGTGTTGGCCTCCTTTGTAGTCTGCTGTTCGTTGTTTTCCCCACCACAAGACATGGCATTGGTTACCCACTCTCATCTGGCAACCCGTAA